The DNA window AATTACGTTATATGCTCTCAGTTTAGGTATGGGTGTGCCGCTACTGCTACTTGGTACGTCTGGCGGCAAGCTACTACCTAAAGCGGGAGCGTGGATGGAACAGGTTAAAACCGCATTTGGTTTCGTTATGTTAGTCGTACCACTTGTACTGCTCGAACGTATCGTTGACAGTCAGTGGTTATGGACAGCGTTTTCGCTTTGGTGTATTGCGTTTGCTTTGTATCTTCATCATTGGCAAAGTGGTCTTGTACAAAGTAAAGGTAAAACCATACTTTGGGCTCTTGCGGTTGTGGGGTTAATGGGGGGCGGATTGAGTCTTCACCATGTTTATTTTGGAAAAACGCAAACGTCCGACTCTCAAACTCAAATGCCGCAAAAAGGCGAGTTTACGCTACTCGCCAACTTAGATGAACTCCATAAAGCCGTGGCACAGGCCAATGCCGAAGGCAAAGTAGCTATGGTGGATTTGTATGCAGACTGGTGTGTTGCGTGTAAAGAATTCGAGAAATACACATTCCCAACACCAAAAGTCCAAAAGGCCTTCGAAAACTACGCTTTGTTTAAACTCGACTTAACCGAAAGTGACGAGCGCACCATCAAGATCATGGAAACCTTCCAAGTCTTCGGTCTCCCGAGCATTTTGTTTTTTGATGCCAATGGTGACGAACTCCCGCAATATCGCGTCACTGGATTTGTTCGTGAAGAGGTATTTTCTGCCCATTTAAACCGTGTTTATTCTGCAGTCCATCCTTAACGTAAACAAGGGAGCCTTCAAGCTCCCTCTCTCATTAGACCAGTATTTTGCTGCTATTTACCTCGAACGCTCTATAATAGTGCACGAACGTGAGAAAAGTTTGCTATTTGTTGTTGAACGGCTTAAGTTAACAAACAAATCTGATAATAATTTTAGTTTGTTCACTTAACTCAGGGATTTCGCGAATTATGACAGCAAAGTTAAAGATTTTAGTTGTAAATGGCCCAAACTTAAATATGTTGGGTAAACGCGAACCTGAACGCTACGGCACGCAATCATTGAATGATATTTTGACTGCGCTGCACGCAACCGCACAACAACATAATGTAGTACTGACAGACATCCAAAGTAACAGCGAAGCCGAATTGATAAATGCGATTCATGCTGCGTGGCAGCAAATAGACGCCATTATTATCAACCCTGCAGCTTTTACCCACACCAGTGTGGCGTTACGAGATGCGCTCCTCAGTGTTGCAATACCGTTTTTTGAAGTGCATCTCACTAATGTGCATGCACGCGAACCGTTTCGCCATCACTCGTATTTTTCGGATGTAGCACAAGCGGTCATTTGTGGATTAGGTGCAAGAGGTTATGAAGCCGCACTTTTTGGTGCAATCGACCTTTTGCAAAATAAAGATTAAACAAAAATTAACTAACAGGCGGGTCAAGCAATGGATATTCGCAAGATTAAAAAGCTTATCGAATTAGTCGAAGAATCAGGTATCGCGGAATTGGAAATCACTGAAGGTGAAGAATCAGTCCGCATCAATCGTTACAGCAATGCGCCGGTTATGCAAGCGCCTATGCAATATGCAGCAGCACCAGCTCCAATGGCAGCACCTGTAGCGGCTCCTGTTGCAGAAGCAGCACCAGCAGCAGCGGCACAACCTTCAGGTCACCAAGTGAAATCACCTATGGTTGGTACTTTCTACACGTCTCCATCTCCTGAAGCGTCTGCCTACGTGCAAGTTGGTTCTAGCGTGAAAGAAGGCGATACGCTTTGTATTATCGAAGCAATGAAGATGATGAACCAAATCACATCTGACAAATCAGGCGTTGTAAAAGCTATCCTAGTTGATAATGGCGAGCCAGTAGAGTTCGATCAACCACTCTTCATCATCGAATAATTGAGCACGAGGTCAACTCCATGTTAGATAAAGTGCTCATCGCAAACCGTGGCGAAATTGCGCTACGTGTATTGCGAGCTTGTAAAGAATTAGGGATCAAAACGGTTGCTGTGCATTCAACAGCAGATCGCGATCTAAAACACGTACTTCTGGCTGATGAAACCATTTGTATTGGTAAGCCTGCAGCTTCTGAGAGCTACTTGGATATTCCTCGTATCATCGCTGCAGCGGAAGTAACAGACGCAGTTGCTATCCACCCAGGTTATGGTTTTCTATCTGAAAATGCCGATTTTGCGGATCAAGTAGAAAGAAGTGGCTTCATTTTTATCGGTCCTCGCGGCGACACGATTCGTTTGATGGGTGATAAAGTTTCTGCTATCGACGCGATGCGTAAAGCGGGTGTACCTTGTGTACCAGGCTCAGACGGTCCTCTGACAAACGATAATGATCGTAATCTACAAATTGCAAAACGCATAGGTTATCCAGTCATCATCAAAGCGGCTGGCGGTGGCGGTGGTCGTGGTATGCGTGTAGTACGCAATGAAGGTGAGTTGGTAAATGCTATCGCGTTAACGCAATCTGAAGCAAAACAATTCTTTGGTAACAGCATGGTTTACATGGAAAAATTCCTTGAAAACCCTCGCCACATTGAAGTGCAAGTACTTGCAGATGGCCAAGGCAATGCAATCCACCTAGGTGAGCGCGACTGTTCAATGCAACGTCGTCACCAAAAAGTTGTGGAAGAAGCGCCTGCGCCAGGCATTACGGCTGAAATGCGCAAATACATTGGTGATCGTTGTGTACGCGCGTGTATTGAACTGAATTACCGCGGTGCAGGTACTTTTGAATTCTTATACGAAAACGGTGAGTTCTATTTCATCGAAATGAATACACGTATTCAAGTAGAGCACCCGGTAACAGAAATGGTTACTGGCATCGATCTCATCAAAGAACAATTGAAGATAGCTGCGGGCCAACCATTGTCTATCACGCAAGAAGATGTCGTGATCCGTGGTCATGCAATTGAGTGCCGTATCAATGCGGAAGACCCAGAAACGTTTATTCCATCTCCAGGTAAAATCACTCGATTCCACCCTGCTGGCGGTTTAGGTATTCGTTGGGATAGCCACATTTACGCGGATTATTCAGTACCTCCACATTACGATTCAATGATTGGTAAGCTGATTACGTACGGTGAAAACCGTGATGTCGCGATTGCTCGAGCGCGTAACGCATTGAATGAATTGGTTATCGATGGCATCAAAACCAATACTCCACTGCACAAGAAAATCCTTGCGGATGAAAACTTCAAAAATGGTGGCACGAACATCCACTATTTAGAAAAGAAATTAGGTTTGTAAAAACCATTCTCCAAGCCGGCAACGCCGGCTTTTTTCATCGCCTAAACTTGCTTGCATTTTAAGCAATCGATTGAAAGACAGCTAAATTTTGGCAATTCATTAGTGACAAGCCAAGCAAAAGTTTTTATACTGCCAGCGCTTTTAAGAAATACCATTTATTTATTCTGCATCTCAAATGGCCCTATAGCTCAGTTGGTTAGAGCACACGACTCATAATCGTTAGGTCCCTGGTTCGAGTCCAGGTGGGGCCACCATTTTATCTTCTTTTCTAGATTTTCCTTAATCAACCCAATTTTGTTCAGTTCACCTATTTTCAACTATGCTTATCTAATCCATTGTTCGTATTAAGCCTTTTGTAGTGTGACTCAGGTCAAAATCAATCGCCGACAATTTTTAAAATCTTCCGCGTTGCTTAGCGTAGGTGCGTTAGTGGGTGGAATGGTGCCTTTATTCACGAGTAATGCGCAAGAGGTAGAAGCTGACAAACGACGTGCAGCTAAATACGTCATGCAATTTGCGTCACCGTATTCCTCTGCTGAAGCCCTTTACATTCCCCATATGCACCGAGAATTTAAGGAGAATATTGAACAGTTTTCCCAAGGTCGTATTTTCGTGGAAATTGTCGATGCGGGACACGTTGGCATCGGCACTGAATTGATGGCCGCCGTTACTCGAGGGCAAGTCGCCTGTGCATTAATTTCCGTTTCTAATTTATCTCGAGCCCTGCCTATTTTAGATATACTCAACATTCCCTTTTGGGCATCTAATGACCAAGCATATTTAAATTTAATTACCTCGAAGTATTGGCAACAAAACGTGCTTGATGTCATCAAAGCCAAGAGTCCACTTGAAGTGCTCTATCATTATGTCGTCGGCGCGCGAACGCTTTCAGCGACCAAATCGTGCGGTCGAGTTTTTCGGCTACCAAATGAATTAAATAATGTCATTGTGCGCGTGCCAGCCAGTCGAGTACTCGCGCAGTTTTACAAGATGACGCCAGCTAATGTGGTTGAGGTGCCTTGGTCTAAAGTCGCGGATATGGCCAGAACTGGACACATTGATGTACTCGACCCCGGAGTCGTCGGCCTTTACGCTGGACCTTATCAACTGCGTGACCAGGTCGGGGCTATCAGTACTTTGCAAAGTGTGCCAGATGCATGGGTAAATGTGGTCAACCAAACATGGCTAAACAATTTGCCTCGCTCTTTACGAGAAGCAGTAACTGCAGCCTCTGATGCGACTTTTAAAATGCATTTAAAAACCGTCCATCAAACGTATGAACAATGTCTAAATCAATTTATTCAACGAGGTGTGCAAGTTTATCATCCTAACGAGAGTGAGCGTGCGGTTTGGAATCAACAATTCGGCCATCATAATTTGCAGTGGCGTGCCATAAAACGAGAATTGCTCGGTACGGTAGATAACTTTGAGGCACTTCTTGCAGCGACAGAAGAAACTAGTCGCTACCAGCTAGATTAATAGCAAACACGTCAATGCGTTACATGAAATGGTATGGGGCTTAAGCGCGCTATCTTTACGCAAAGTTAATTGGTTCACGTCGTACAATATGCTATAAAAACAACCAAGAATGATTAAACGGATGTTGACGTGACGCTCATGCAAAAGGTCTTCTGGACCATTTTTTTCTTTGGTAATGCCACCAGCATTGCGCTTTGGCAATACCACCCCGACGATTTCACCTTTTTTCTAGTTTGTTTTATCGGGTTGTACAGCATTCTTGGCTTGCACGATCTGTTTTTCTCCAAACGAAACCTCAATCGACTTTACCCCGTTGTTGCGTATTTTCGTTACTTTTTAGAATCTTTTCGTGTCGAAATTCAACAATATTTTATTGCTAACGACACCGAAGAACGGCCCTTCAATCGCGAGGAACGTTCGCTGGTTTATCAACGTGCGAAGAATGTAAGAGACACCATCGCGTTTGGTACGCAACATGATTTACTGGAAGAGAATTACTTGAGTTTGTGGCACTCCTTAAAGCCTACTGAAGTTAAAGATGAAACAAAACGTATCACTTTTGGTGGTCCGGATTGTACTCAACCCTACAGTGCCTCCCGCTTAAACATCTCCGCGATGAGTTTTGGCGCATTAAGTCACACTGCGATTGAAGCGCTGAACTTAGGGGCCAAGAAAGGTAATTTCAGTCACAATACGGGGGAAGGCGGCTTGAGCCCCTATCATCTGAAGCATGGAGGTGACATTGTATGGCAAATTGGGTCCGGACTTTTTGGTTGCCGTACCTTGGATGGCCAATTCGATGAAGAGACTTTCAAAGAAAAGGCGCAACTGCCACAAGTTAAAATGATTGAAATCAAGCTCAGTCAAGGCGCTAAACCTGGCCATGGCGGTGTGTTGCCTAAGGCCAAAATTACGGAAGAAATTGCCCGGATCCGTTTGATAGATCAAGGGCAAGATTGCGTTTCACCAGCAATGCATCCTGAATGCCAAACCCCGAAACAGTTATTACATTTTGTTGCTAAGCTACGCTCGCTTAGCGGGGGAAAACCTGTTGGGTTCAAATTGTGTATTGGAAATCCGGCTGAGTTTTTATCGATTTGCAAAGCCATGCTCGAAGAGAAAATCTATCCTGACTTTATCACCGTCGATGGGTCAGAGGGTGGCACAGGCGCCGCTCCGGTTGAATTTGCCAATTACCTTGGTATGACCTGCCTCGAAGGAGTTTATGTTGTGCATAATGCCCTCGTCGGAACGGGTCTTCGTGAACACATTAAAGTCATTGCGTCTGGCAAAACGGCCTCCGCATTTGATTTACTCACCAAGCTCGCCCTTGGTGCAGACACGGTGAATGCTGCCCGCACTATGATGTTCGCATTAGGCTGTATCCAATCTAAACACTGTAATACCAACCGTTGCCCGACTGGCATTGCAACACAAGATCCAGCAAGAGCTAAAGCCATCGACGTTGAAAATAAGAGTGAGCGTGTTAAAAACTTCCACAAAAATACGCTTCATACCTTCTATGAGCTGTTAGGTAGTATTGGCCTAGATGACCCAGACAAGCTCCTTCCGCAAATGGTAAAACGTCGCACTCCACACGGCTTACAAATGTCTATTGGGAGTCTCGTAAAACCCTTATCGACCGACGAGCTGCTGATGTCGAGTGAAATCAATCATTGGACAAACTGGTGGCACAAGGCATCCAGTGAAAGTTTCAGTGTCTATGACGACAGCTTTTTAAAATAATACTGGTACGGATCTATTTATCGCCGATGAAATATACTTTTTCATATCGGCCAGATGGACAAAATCATTCTCTTTGTGTGAGTAATTTTGTCCATATTTCACCACTTTTCTCGTCATAAAAAAGACTTAGTTCAATTTTACTCAAGCAACGCGTTGTCATTGCTGTGCTATTATTTATACAAATTTCCCTGTTAGTGTACTGCCTATCATGCTGCGTCATTTTTGGTGTTTACTCTTAATCACGCTATCTATTAGTGCCGTCAGCGCAGCACCAAATCCCGAAAAAGAACACCCAATGTCTGTCGTCATGGTGAATCCATCCGTTAAAGATGACCCTTTTTGGCGTAAAGTAGAGCAGCTTACGCAAGAGGCCGCGACACAATTGGGTGTTCATTTTGAAGTGATTTACGGTGAAGGTAACCGCTTCGCTCAGCTCGATGTGCTCAAGCGCTACTTAGAATATCGTGCAACCCCTGACTACCTCATTCTCATTAACTACCCAGGCGGTGCTGAGCAATCCTTGTCGATGCTTAGCAAATACAACATCAAATTTGTCACATTAGAACAAACGATTTCAGGCGCAGAGAGAACCGCAATAGGTCATGCTGGGGAGCATTTCGAAAATTGGTTAGGTGAGATATACCATGACAACTTTAAAGCGGGCTATCTGCTAGCCAAAACCCTGACACAAACACTCCAACAACCCAAAGAACACGTTAAGCCTATATTGATTAATGGTCATTACGGTAGTGAGTCAGATGCGCGTAGCGACGGTGCTAAAGCCTACTTTAAAGAACAAGGTATCGACGTTGCCCAAACCGTTTTTGCCGCGTGGTCAAAAGACCAAGCCATGGAGAAAACAGAAAAATTAATGAAACGTTACCCTGACACAAATTTGATTTGGTGTGCGTCGGACCTCATGGCTCTGGGTAGCGAAACCGCATTACGACAATCAGCTTCAACCGCTAATGTGGCGATTGGGGGCTTTGATTGGCTTGATGATGCGCTGATCTATATTAAGAAAGGCAAACTTAGTGCATCTGTCGGTGGGCATTTTATGATGGGTGCATGGGCGCTGTTATCGTTATATGACTACCACCACGGTAACCCATATTGGTCAACACATCAGAAAATGGTATTTGATTTAGAAGCAATCACAAAGGAAAACATCGATCAATTTAACGGACTACAACAACCCAAAGAATGGGAAAAAATCGATTTTCGAGCGCTCACGCTGACTCATAGTGGGTTAAAGGAATACCAGTTTATTCATCGCTTTGACGAGTTACTCCACTCCTTGAAATAACACCGCCACGCACGAGTCTCATTTTGGTGAGTTTATGGCTCGATTCCATTAAACTCGGCTTAACCAAGATTCGACCGCTTTCTTCGGGTATAGAATTTCCTTAAACAAACGATGACGTTCAAACGCCAACTCTCGCTCTCGGCTTGGTAAACCCGCTTGAACTAAACTGTGGTGCTCATTAAATCGCCCAATTAAACTAATCTGGGTAAAATCATCTTGAGACTTAGGTTGTAAACGGCGTTTCAAAAAATCTCTGACATCATCTGCTGTCATCAACCCTTGCGCGTCTAAATTCATTAGTTCTTTTTTAAGAGTAGAACGAATGCCCATGTTTTCTCCAATTTAGTGCAAAATACAACGCTTCATTTGGCGGATTGCAAGATACACACCAATTACTGCATTTATATGAAAGACCCTTCAAAAACGAAAAAAGTTGCGTTCGTTATCGCACAAAAACGGTATACTATCGTAAAGCAGATTGAACGCCTGTAAGGTTTGATGATGTACGAGATTGAATTAGAAGAAGAACCCATCGAATTGTGTAATTTGTTAAAACTCATGGGTCTTGCGGATACGGGTGGACAAGCAAAACTGTTTATAAGTGAAGGTTATGTGCACCTAAATGGTGAGCTTTGCACGCAAAAGCGCAAAAAAATCTATGCGGGCGATCAGTTTAGCTTTAATGAAGAAGAGTTTGTGGTGTCACTAGCAGAAGGTGTCGTCCCTGCTGAACGCACACAGTCAACACCTATGCCTCACACGGCAAGTCACACAGCTCAAGCCGCACCAAAACAAAATAAGCCGGCTAAAACATCACGTGCGGATAAATCACGTGACAAGAAAACCGGTCGAAAACCAATTTCCTTCGGTTAATCCATAATCACCGCGACAAAGTCACAGTTTAAGATGGGCATTGCTTTACGACGATGCCCCATTGCAACAAACGTTAGTTTAGCTTTTTCACCAAACGGCGTTAATTCTATTCCCTCATGCAATTCGAATGATTGCTCTTCAAAATATCCATCATCACTGTCGTACCTAAGCGTCAAGTAGGGTTGGTAATATCGCCAGTCCCCACGCCATTGGCCATCTTGTGTTTTCCATCGGTAATTTGCGTTGAACACGATGGGGCGCTCGGATTGATCACAGTGTTGGGCAACCATTAAATCCGGCACAGTTCGCACTTTTGACTCGTCAATCAAATATAAACCCACGTGCCCATTGCTAAACGAGTGTTTGTCTTGGTTGAAATCCTGAATATCCAAGGATTGAAATCCAAGCTGTTGAACTAACTCCCTGAGCGTATCATAGAGCGCACGATTTTCATTCCCCGGGAATTTATTCAATCGAGCACCCGAATAGCTGCTGGGTGTCCGGCTCGACGCAATCTCATAGGCAATATGATGCTCGTTGAGCGATTGCTCAACCTGAGCTTGTCGAGATTCAGAGAGTGTTTCCATAAATACATGTACTTTTGGGCTCTGGCAGCCCAATAAAATTAACGCAATAACACAAAGTACAGAATGACGCATAGCAAGTCCTTTTATTAAAGATTACGAACGTAATCTACAAAACATTCCCGTACCTGACAAGTGGAAAAATCCATTTTCTCAACGGCATTTTCTGTTTTTGACATTTTGTGGTGATGGGCAAACTGAACACAATCGAGTAAGCTGCGAACAACAGCGGTTTTTAATTTAAGGAAGTTACATGTCGATTTGGTTTCGTCCAATCACCCTCGAATTCTGTCAGCAACTCGATGAGGGAATGCATGGCAAAGGCTCTTTAATGAAGACATTGGGTATCACCGTAAGCGAAATCGGCGAGGACTACATCGTGGCAACGATGCCCGCGACACCAGACCACCACAACCCTATTGGTATGGTGCACGGCGGCGCGAATGTAGCATTGGCGGAAACGGTCGCAAGCTACGCTGCCAATTTTGTTGTTGATTTTGAGAAGTTTTATTGTGTCGGCCAAGAGATTAATGCAAACCATTTGAAAGCCTCACGAAATGGTTTATTGACCGCGACAGCACGCCCGTTACATCTTGGCAAACGCACTTCTGTATGGGAAGTCAAAATCGTAAACTCACGTGGAGAGTTATGCTGTGTATCAAGGATGACTGCCGCCGTCATTGAACGTGCGAAGGCACAAGATTAATCGCGATTTCGGATAATTTGATCTGCCGCAACACTCGCGCCGTTAGCTCTCGCCATCTGGCAACCACTCTCTATACTGGACATAGACAACGAGATTGGAAGTTCCAAATGGCGCAAAAAACACTCATCCGGATTCTGCATTTAGTTATTGTGTCTGGCCTGTTGCTAATCTTTACAGGTCACTATCTCGTGACTTCGGATACCTTAAATCACCTTGGCCCACTTGGCTTTGTTATCGGCGCAAGTTGTATTGCCTTAGGCCTGATTATGTCCCTGCCAACTAAAATCTATCTGACGATTCTGTTGATGCGTCGAGAGAAACCATCGACACAAGAAAAGCCAAGTATTTAAACAACACCATTCGCTCAGCTACCCACTGTGAGACTCAACAAAGTTTGCTATGCTATCGTCTCGTTGAACGTTTGAGATTACGATGGATTACATTGACACCTTAGTCGTGGGTGCAGGTTGTATCGGGCTTGCTATTGCCGCTCGTTTATCTGAAAAACACGAAGTATTGCTGGTCGAAACCGAAAAACAGTTTGCTATGCACACCAGTAGTCGTAACAGTGAAGTCATTCATGCGGGTATCTATTATCCGACCGACAGTCTCAAAGCCACACTGTGTATTCGCGGCAAAGCGCTGCTCTATGAGTACTGTCGACGTCGAAAAATCCCTTATGCCCAACTCGGTAAAGTATTAGTCGCCGTAAATGCATCGGAAACGTCGTCACTCAAC is part of the Pseudoalteromonas xiamenensis genome and encodes:
- the aroQ gene encoding type II 3-dehydroquinate dehydratase; the protein is MTAKLKILVVNGPNLNMLGKREPERYGTQSLNDILTALHATAQQHNVVLTDIQSNSEAELINAIHAAWQQIDAIIINPAAFTHTSVALRDALLSVAIPFFEVHLTNVHAREPFRHHSYFSDVAQAVICGLGARGYEAALFGAIDLLQNKD
- the accB gene encoding acetyl-CoA carboxylase biotin carboxyl carrier protein; the encoded protein is MDIRKIKKLIELVEESGIAELEITEGEESVRINRYSNAPVMQAPMQYAAAPAPMAAPVAAPVAEAAPAAAAQPSGHQVKSPMVGTFYTSPSPEASAYVQVGSSVKEGDTLCIIEAMKMMNQITSDKSGVVKAILVDNGEPVEFDQPLFIIE
- the accC gene encoding acetyl-CoA carboxylase biotin carboxylase subunit, producing MLDKVLIANRGEIALRVLRACKELGIKTVAVHSTADRDLKHVLLADETICIGKPAASESYLDIPRIIAAAEVTDAVAIHPGYGFLSENADFADQVERSGFIFIGPRGDTIRLMGDKVSAIDAMRKAGVPCVPGSDGPLTNDNDRNLQIAKRIGYPVIIKAAGGGGGRGMRVVRNEGELVNAIALTQSEAKQFFGNSMVYMEKFLENPRHIEVQVLADGQGNAIHLGERDCSMQRRHQKVVEEAPAPGITAEMRKYIGDRCVRACIELNYRGAGTFEFLYENGEFYFIEMNTRIQVEHPVTEMVTGIDLIKEQLKIAAGQPLSITQEDVVIRGHAIECRINAEDPETFIPSPGKITRFHPAGGLGIRWDSHIYADYSVPPHYDSMIGKLITYGENRDVAIARARNALNELVIDGIKTNTPLHKKILADENFKNGGTNIHYLEKKLGL
- a CDS encoding substrate-binding domain-containing protein, translated to MTQVKINRRQFLKSSALLSVGALVGGMVPLFTSNAQEVEADKRRAAKYVMQFASPYSSAEALYIPHMHREFKENIEQFSQGRIFVEIVDAGHVGIGTELMAAVTRGQVACALISVSNLSRALPILDILNIPFWASNDQAYLNLITSKYWQQNVLDVIKAKSPLEVLYHYVVGARTLSATKSCGRVFRLPNELNNVIVRVPASRVLAQFYKMTPANVVEVPWSKVADMARTGHIDVLDPGVVGLYAGPYQLRDQVGAISTLQSVPDAWVNVVNQTWLNNLPRSLREAVTAASDATFKMHLKTVHQTYEQCLNQFIQRGVQVYHPNESERAVWNQQFGHHNLQWRAIKRELLGTVDNFEALLAATEETSRYQLD
- a CDS encoding FMN-binding glutamate synthase family protein, which codes for MTLMQKVFWTIFFFGNATSIALWQYHPDDFTFFLVCFIGLYSILGLHDLFFSKRNLNRLYPVVAYFRYFLESFRVEIQQYFIANDTEERPFNREERSLVYQRAKNVRDTIAFGTQHDLLEENYLSLWHSLKPTEVKDETKRITFGGPDCTQPYSASRLNISAMSFGALSHTAIEALNLGAKKGNFSHNTGEGGLSPYHLKHGGDIVWQIGSGLFGCRTLDGQFDEETFKEKAQLPQVKMIEIKLSQGAKPGHGGVLPKAKITEEIARIRLIDQGQDCVSPAMHPECQTPKQLLHFVAKLRSLSGGKPVGFKLCIGNPAEFLSICKAMLEEKIYPDFITVDGSEGGTGAAPVEFANYLGMTCLEGVYVVHNALVGTGLREHIKVIASGKTASAFDLLTKLALGADTVNAARTMMFALGCIQSKHCNTNRCPTGIATQDPARAKAIDVENKSERVKNFHKNTLHTFYELLGSIGLDDPDKLLPQMVKRRTPHGLQMSIGSLVKPLSTDELLMSSEINHWTNWWHKASSESFSVYDDSFLK
- a CDS encoding ABC transporter substrate-binding protein → MLRHFWCLLLITLSISAVSAAPNPEKEHPMSVVMVNPSVKDDPFWRKVEQLTQEAATQLGVHFEVIYGEGNRFAQLDVLKRYLEYRATPDYLILINYPGGAEQSLSMLSKYNIKFVTLEQTISGAERTAIGHAGEHFENWLGEIYHDNFKAGYLLAKTLTQTLQQPKEHVKPILINGHYGSESDARSDGAKAYFKEQGIDVAQTVFAAWSKDQAMEKTEKLMKRYPDTNLIWCASDLMALGSETALRQSASTANVAIGGFDWLDDALIYIKKGKLSASVGGHFMMGAWALLSLYDYHHGNPYWSTHQKMVFDLEAITKENIDQFNGLQQPKEWEKIDFRALTLTHSGLKEYQFIHRFDELLHSLK
- a CDS encoding RNA-binding S4 domain-containing protein, whose product is MYEIELEEEPIELCNLLKLMGLADTGGQAKLFISEGYVHLNGELCTQKRKKIYAGDQFSFNEEEFVVSLAEGVVPAERTQSTPMPHTASHTAQAAPKQNKPAKTSRADKSRDKKTGRKPISFG
- a CDS encoding PaaI family thioesterase, giving the protein MSIWFRPITLEFCQQLDEGMHGKGSLMKTLGITVSEIGEDYIVATMPATPDHHNPIGMVHGGANVALAETVASYAANFVVDFEKFYCVGQEINANHLKASRNGLLTATARPLHLGKRTSVWEVKIVNSRGELCCVSRMTAAVIERAKAQD